From the Jilunia laotingensis genome, the window AGAAAAAGGAAGAAGAGAACAATAGCAAAAAGACGACAAGAAGGACTGCCGAAAGAAAAACGGAGAGTATTTAACAATCGGTTGATAACTTTATCCAGCATTTTCTTTCAGATAGGTTCTTTTTTACTTTGGAAATATGTATTTTTGCCGTCACTTGCTTATATAATAAGGTGAAACAGATGAAGGAGGAACAAGAAGACTTGACATATCATGTACCGGTATTACTAAAAGAGAGTGTGGACGGTATGATGATCCGTCCGGACGGGACGTATGTAGACGTTACTTTCGGAGGAGGAGGCCATTCGCGCGAGATACTTTCACGTTTGGGCGAAGGCGGACGTTTGCTGGGATTCGACCAAGACGAAGATGCCGAGCGCAATATTGTCAATGATCCGCATTTCACGTTCGTCCGAAGCAATTTCCGCTATTTGCACAACTTTCTGCGTTATCACAACATAGAAAAGGTGGATGCCATACTGGCGGATCTGGGAGTTTCGTCCCATCACTTTGACGATAGCGAGCGGGGATTCTCTTTCCGGTTTGACGGAGAATTGGACATGCGTATGAACAAACGGGCAGGACTGACAGCGGCCGATGTCGTAAACACTTATGAAGAGGAACGGCTTGCCAATCTTTTCTACCTGTACGGTGAGTTGAAGAACAGCCGCAAGCTGGCCTCCGTCATTGTCAAGGCGCGTGCTAATGGTGCAATAAAAACTATCGGTGAGTTCCTGGAGGTCATCAAACCGCTTTTCGGACGTGAACGCGAAAAGAAAGAACTGGCAAAAGTCTTCCAAGCACTTCGTATCGAAGTAAACCAAGAGAT encodes:
- the rsmH gene encoding 16S rRNA (cytosine(1402)-N(4))-methyltransferase RsmH codes for the protein MKEEQEDLTYHVPVLLKESVDGMMIRPDGTYVDVTFGGGGHSREILSRLGEGGRLLGFDQDEDAERNIVNDPHFTFVRSNFRYLHNFLRYHNIEKVDAILADLGVSSHHFDDSERGFSFRFDGELDMRMNKRAGLTAADVVNTYEEERLANLFYLYGELKNSRKLASVIVKARANGAIKTIGEFLEVIKPLFGREREKKELAKVFQALRIEVNQEMEALKEMLTAATDALKPGGRLVVITYHSLEDRLVKNIMKTGNVEGKANQDFFGNLQTPFKLVNNKVIVPSEEEIERNPRSRSAKLRIAEKKEEK